CCGGCGCGACCTTCGACGCGGTCAAGAGCAAGGGCTTTGTCCACTGCGGCGTATCCACGGGCGTCGCGGGCTTTTCCGTGAACGACAGCAAGGGCGGCTGGATCGGACTGGACGTGGACCTGTGCCGCGCGCTGGCCATTGCCCTGTTCGGCGACGCGTCCAAGGCCAAGATCCAGGCGATCAGCGCCGTGCAGCGCTTTACCGCCCTGCAATCCGGCGAAGTCGACGTGCTGACCCGCAACACCACCCTGACGCTGACGCGCGACACGACGCTGGGCCTGATCGGCGTGGGCGTCAACTACTACGACAGCCAGGGCATCATGGTGAACAAGTCCCTGGGCGTCAAAAGCGCCAAGGAGCTGGAAGGCGCCACGGTCTGCGTGCAGCCCGGCACCACCACTGAACTGAACCTGGCCGACTGGTTCCGTTCGCAGAACGTCAACTTCAAGCCAGTCGTCGTCGAGCGCCTGGACGAGATCATCCGCGCCTTCGCCGTGGGCCGTTGCGACGCGTTCACCGGCGACAAATCGCAGCTCGCCGCCGCGCGCAGCAACCTGGAAAGCCCGGAAAAGTACGACATCCTGCCGGAAAACTTCTCCAAGGAGCCGCTCGGTCCCATGGTCCGCCAGGGCGACGAGCAATGGTTCAACCTGGTCCGCTGGACCATGAACGCCATGCTGGAAGCCGAGGAATACGGCGTCACGTCCAAGAACGTGGACGAGATGCTGAAAAGCACCAATCCGAACATCCAGCGCCTGCTGGGCGTGACGCCGGGCATGGGCAAGAACCTGGGTGTCGATGACAAGTGGGCCTACAACATCATCAAGACCGTCGGCAATTACGGCGAGAGCTTCGAGAAGAACCTGGGCCCCCACAGCCCGCTGAAACTCGAACGCGGCCTTAACGCCTCGTACCGCAACGGCGGCCTGATGTACGGCTGGCCGGTGCGCTGAAAACCGGGCCGCAAGGCCCGCGACGACTCCCCTAGGGTAAGCCGCAATTTGCGTGCTCTCGCGTGACCCGTACCGTACGAGAAATATGTTTATCGTACAAAGTTCGGATCACATTTTTGGAGCAGCACGTGAAGCAGTAGGTCTATAACCCAAGGGGAAGTCGTCATGAAACGTCGTAGTGCGTTGAAGCTGATGGGGGCCGCCGCCGGCCTGCACCTGACCGGCGCAAGCTGGGCACAGAACGGGGCGTATCCGTCCCGCGTCATCAAGATCATCGTCTCATCCACCCCAGGCAGCGCCACCGATCTTGCGGGACGGTTGGTCGGCGACCTGCTCTATGCCAAGTACGGCCAGAGCGTGGTCATCGAGAACCGCGCCGGCGCGGGCGGCGTCATCGGCATGCAGGCAGCAGCCGCATCGAAGCCCGACGGCTACACCCTCACCACCGGGGGCCTCGGCCACAACGTCCTGCCGCCCGCCACGCTGCGCGGGTTGCCCATCGACATCCCCACTGCCCTGCTTCCCATCGCCCAGGTAGCCGAGTTCGTCAACGCGCTTGTCGTCCGCGTCGACCACCCGGCCAATACGGTCCCGGAGCTGATCGAATATCTCCGCGCCACGAAGCGCAAACCGCTGTACGGCAGCAACGGCGTCGGCAGTTCGTCGCAGATGACGGCCGAGCTCTTTGCCATGCGCACGGGCCTGAAGTTCGATCATGTGCCGTACAAGGGCGCCAGCGAGGCGCTGGTGGGCACGGCCAACGGCGACCTGGACCTCTGTTTCATGAACCTGCCGCCCACGCTGCCGATGGTTGACGGCAAGCGCCTGAAGGCATTGGCGGTGACCAGCGCTTACCGCGCGCGCCAGTTGCCCAATGTGCCGACGATGCAGGAACAGGGCATGAAGGACTTCGACGTCACGAGCTGGCTGGGCATGTATGCGCCCGCGCAGGTGGAGCCGGCGATCATCGCCCAACTGTCCAACACCATCGTCACCGGGCTGGCCGCGCCGGAATACCAGAGCCGCATCATCAACGCCGGCTTTGAACCCAAGTTGCGCGACGCCGCGCAGTTCCAGGCGTTTTCGAAAGCGGAGCTCAAGCGCTGGAGCGAGGTTGCGAAGCAGGCGGGGATCGTGGTGGATTACGGCGGGAAATAGGCGAAAGGCGGGACCGGCTGCATGCGCTGGTCCCGCCCCGCCAGCCGCGCGTTAGCGGGGCCGCGTCTAACGGCGCATTGCCGTCAGGCGCGCGCCTGCCAGACTTCGGCGTTGACCATAGCCTGTGGTTTTTGGCCGCCCAGCGCATCCATCAGATTGGCCACCGCCAGGTCGATCATCGCGCGCCGCGTTTCGTGCGTCGCGCTGCCCACGTGGGCCTGCAGCACGACGTTCGGCAAGGCGCACAGCGGGTTGTCGGCCGGCAGCGGTTCCTGCTCCATCACGTCCAGCCCCGCGCCCGCGATCGTGCCGGCGCGCAGCGCTTCCACCAAGGCGGCCTCGTCGATGACGGGTCCGCGCGCGGTGTTGATGAGGTACGCCGTGGGCTTCATCAGTTCCAGCTCGCGCTTGCCGACGGAATGGCGCGTTTCCGCGGACAGCGGGATGTGCACGCTCAGCACGTCGGACGTCTTGAAGAGTTCATCGCGATCCACATAGGTGGCCAGGCCTTCGGCCTGCGGATCCTCGCGGCGGTTGTGATAGATCACCTTCATGTCGAAGGCCTGCGCCGCGCGCGCCACGACACGTCCGATGCGGCCCATGCCCAAGAGGCCCAGCGTCTTGCCGCGAATGTCGCGCGTCAGCGGAAAGGCGCCCTTGGTCCACGCGCCGCTGCGCACAAAGGCATCGCCCGCCACCAGGTTGCGCGACAGGCACAGCATCAGGCCGATGGTCACGTCGGCCACCGCGCCGTCCAGCACGCCCGGCGTATTGCAGATCAGCACCTTGCGCCGCGTGGCGGCCGCCAGGTCGACGTTGTCGAACCCCACGGCGAAGTTCGAACTGACCTTCAACGCGGGCAAGGCGTCCAGCAACGCCTGATCGACCTTGGTGCGCACCGTGCACACCATGCCTTCGATCTGCGCGCGCTCGTCTGCACCCAGCACGTCAGCGGGATTCTGACCGGTGGGCACTTCGACGATTTCGCAGCGCTCGGCGAGGCGTTCACGCAGGTCCGGCGGCACGGGCGCGGAGACGATGACTTTGGGCTTTTGATTCATTGGGAGCTCCAGTGGGGTCAGGGTTCGATGGCTTCGACGTCGGTGGCAAACACCTGCTGCTCACCGGCGTCGACCAGCGCGGGTTCGGCGGGATGGTCCAGATAGCGGACGATCAGCCAGAAGCCGTCTTGCGGGTTCTCGACGATCTCGGCCAACGCGCCGCCCGCCATGCGCACGCGCACACCGGGTTGCAGATCGACGAGGTTGATGGATTTGTTGTCGGCCATGCGGTGGCTCCTTGCGATTCAGCGCCGCGGCTACAGTTCAAGCTGCGATGACGGCACGCGCACGCGAATGCCATCCAGCTCGGGCGTCATGATGACCTGACAGGACAGGCGGCTGGTCGGGCAGCGCTCGGGCACGACTTCCAGCAACGCCTCCTCGGCCATGCCGGGCGGCTCCAGCCGCGCGTGCCATTCGGCGTTCACTTGCACGTGACAGGTGCCGCAGATGGCGCCGCCGCCGCATTCGGCGACGATGCCTTCCAGGCCATCGCGCCGCGCGGCCTCCATCAGCGACCAGTCGTCGGGCACGTCCAGCACCTGTTCGGCGCCATCGGGCAATTCAAATATCGCAACGGGCATGTTGTCTCCAGAGGTAGCGTCAAACAGCGGCCGCAACCGCTTCGGGCGCGCCGATGCGCGGCACGCCCTTGATGAATTCCACGGGGCTGTCGACCGCTTCGATTGCGGCCAGGCGGCCGTGCTGATAGCGCTCGACCAGCCAGCCTTTGGCGGTGGGCAGCAGCACGTCACGGCAAGGCGCGGCCGGATCGACGAGGCCAGCCATCTGCAGGCGCCGCCCCTGCTGCTCTGACCAGAACGTGGGCGGACTCGCCGCGGGCGGTGCCTTGCCGGCAATGGCGGCCGCCGCCGTGCGTGCCTGCGCCAGCGCGTTCTGCACGCTTTCGATGCGGGCGTAGCGTTGAAGCTCACCCCGAAAGGCGCTGGCGCAATCGCCGATGGCATAGACGTCGGGCGCCGAGGTCCGGCAGCATTCGTCCACGACCACGCCGTCCACGCAGATCAGTCCCGCAGCCTCGGCAAGCGCCGTTTCGGCCACCGCGCCAATCGACACCAGCACGAGCTCGGCATCGATGGGCTCGCCGCTGGCCAGATGCGCGCGCCAGCCCGTCGCAGTACGTTCCCAGCGCCGCACCGCCGCGCCGTGGCGGATCTCGATGCCGGCCTCGCGGTGCAGGTCGCCCAAGCGCGTGGCGGTGGGCTCGGACACCTTGCCCGCCATCACGTTGCCGCCCTGCTCCAGCACCAGCACCTCTGCGCCCAGCTTGCGCGCCGAGCAGGCCGCCTCCAGCCCCAGATACCCCGCGCCCACGACGAGCAGCCGGATGCCCGGCCGCAACGCCTCGCGCAGCCGGTGCGCGTCGTCCAGGCCTCTAACGGAGAACACCTGCTCGCCCGCCACCTCGGCAATGCCGCGCGCGCTGGCGCCAGTGGCAAGCACGCAGTGTTCGTAAACAACTTCGCTGCCCGACGCCGTACGCAGCGTGTGCGCCGCGGTGTCGATCGCAGTCACCGGATCGCCCGCCACCACGATCACGCGCGACTTCTCGTACGCACTACCCGCCCGCAGCGCGATGCGTTCGGCGCTGGTCGAGCCGGTCAGCAGCGCCTTCGACAGCGGCGGCCGTTCGTAGGGGGCATGCGCTTCCGCGCCAAAAAGCGCGACGTCGCCCTCCACGCCGGCTGCGCGCAAGGCCCACGCACACTCCACGCCCGCATGCCCCGCGCCGATGATGGCCGTGTGGACACGCTGCGGGGCTGATGAGGTTTCCATGATGCTCAGGCTCCGAATTTCAGGGAAATGCTGGCTTTGGTGGCCACCTGCTTCCAGCGCGTCAGCTCGGCCCGATTCAATTCCGCAAAGGCATCGGCCCCTCGCGGCTTGGGCTCAAAGCCCGCGGCGGTCAAGGTTTCCACTGACTGCGGCTGCGCCATGCCTTCCTGCAAGGCCGCGCTGATCTTCTGCACCACGTCCGGCGCCATGCCCGCGGGGCCATAAACGCCCAGCCAGCTCGTCACGTCGAAATCCGCCACGCCTTGCTCGGCCATCGTCGGCACATCCGGCAACTGCTTGCTGCGATAGCTGCTGGTCACCGCAATCGGACGTATCGAGCCTTTGCGGATCAATCCCATCACCGGCGGCAGGTTGCTGAAGCTGAAGTCCAGGTTGCCGTTCACCACATCCACCAGCATCTCGCCGCTGCCCTTGTATGGCACGTGCAGCAGGTTGGTGCCCGTGTGCTGCGCGAAGAACGCCGTGGTCAGATGCACCGACGAACCGATGCCGTTGGATCCGTAGTTCAGGCCGTCCTTGCTGCGCTTGCGCGCCGTGGCGATCAGATCGTCGACACTGCGTATCGGCGAGTCCGTCTGCACGATCAGTACGTTGATGAACTCCGCCATCTGCGCAATCGGCGTGAAGGCGCGCGCCGTGTCCAGCGGCAGCCCGGTCACCGTAGCCATCGGCAACACCATGCCGCCCAAACCATTGAGCAGCAGCGTGTAGCCGTCCGCCGGCGCGGAAGCCACCTGCTGGCTGCCAATCATGCCGTTCGCGCCCGGCCGGTTCTCCACCACCACGGGCTGCCCGAACTTGCGGGTAAGGATCTCACCGGCCAGGCGCCCCGCCACGTCCGTGACGCCGCCGGGCGGATACGGCACGATCAGGCGGATCGGCTTGCTCGGATACGCGGCGTCGGCGCCCCACGAGATTCCCGTCGCCGACATCGCGGCCGCGCCGGCAATGGCCTTCAGTACAGTACGTCTTTGCATGCTGCAACTCCAGGTATGGGCGAGCGCGTCCTGTCGGCGGTCTGGCCCCGAGTGGAAGGAAAACCATCGATTCCCGGCAGACGGGCCGGGTCCGGCATCGTCGCGCTAGAAGAAGATCGTCAGCGCCTTCGACAAGAGTACGTTCTGGTCCAGGTGGATCTCGCGCGACAGTATCGTGAAGCGCCCGTCGCGCCTGCGCAGCACGTCTTCACGTTTGCCCACGAACAGATTCACTTCGGACTGCAAGCGGTTTTGATAGATCAGAAAGCGCGACCGCACCCGTACCAGGTCGCCGCCGCCCTCGTCGGGCGTCACGTCCAGCACGCGGATGTTGGTCACCAGATGGGACACGCGCGAGGCCGGCTCTTCGGCCCAGTGAATACCCGTCTTGATCTGCGCCACCCGCTGGCGCAGCGTATCGATGCCTTCGTCGAACCAGGCCGCATCCTGCTTGCCGGAGTATTCCTGCGCCATCGCGTCGCGGCGAACGTTGCGCGTGAGCGGCATGCGATACGTGATGGCCTCGTCCAGGAGGCTGAGCCACTTGTCGAACTCGCGATGGTCCAGCAGATCGGCCTCGTAGTGCAGGAAGCGGTGCGCTTCCCACCACAGCAGCATGTCGTCCACGCTGTCGTCCTGCGCCACGGGCGGCGCGTTCTCGATGGTTGCGTTCATGCCGCCTCCTCAAGGCGCACGGCGCCCGCCATCAGTTGATCCCAGGACAGGCCGTTCATGAACTGCGCCCAGCGCCGGTAGTAGATTCGCGCGTTTTCCTCGGTGTATTCCCCGTTGACGGCGCAGCCCGGAATCTCGGGCACGTCTTCCCGGTGGCCCACGCCCATCTGGTAGTTGAAGAAGAGCTCGCGCGACATCGCGCCCATGCTGGCCTCGGTAGCGCCGGTCCAGTTCTCCATGTCGTCGGATTCGGTCATGCCGCCCGGCCCGGAATAACGCAGGAAATAATGCCGCGCCGCGTCCTTGACCGCTTCCGGTGCATCTTTGTCCACCAGGTACATGCGCCACATTTCCATCTCGGTCGAGCTGATCGGATGAAACACCGCCAGCGTGCGCGGCTGGCGGCCGTGAAACGACATGTTCGGAAAGATCGTGCCCACGCTGGTCTGTACCCGCATCGCCGAACCCAGCGTGCGTTCGCGCTGCTCGTGGATCTCGCGGTAGTAGGCCTCGACTTCCGGATAACGGCCATATTGCGGCGCGTAGGGGCCTTCTTCGTAGAACGGCAACCGGCCCAGCAGACCGTGGCCCAACTCCGGAAAACAGATCGCCGAGCGCGTCGCCGACGCATCGCGCCGCCCCTTGCCGCCGCCCGGGCCGATGCCCACGATGTCCACCGAGCGGTGGCTGATGTCGTGGTAAAGATCGCCAATGAAGTTCTCGGGCGCGAACTTCCAGTTGCACTTTACGCGCCACTTCTGCACGCCGCCGATGACTTCCGAGCCGCCCGGGCTGCCGTTGCGATGATCCAGCGCCGCATCCAGGTACAGCCGCATGTTGCCGATGTAGTCCAGGAACGGTGGCGCATTGGGGTCCCAGGTCGCCCAGATGGCGCCCTTGTAGTTCACCACCTGCGCCACCGTCTTCAGGCCCCACTGCTTCTTGTCCAGCTCGCCCTTGTAGTGCGTCGCGTGGCCGGGCACCCCGACCAGCTCGCCGGGCCGTTCCACCAGCTTGCCGTCGGTGGAAAAGCTCCAGCCGTGGTACGGACAGGTGAAGGTCCGGTTGTTGCCGTGGTCATAGCGGCACAGCTTCATGCCGCGATGCGCACAGCTATTGAGCATGACCTGGATCTGCCCCTGCCGGTCGCGCGTCAGGATCACGGATTCCGTACCCATGCGCGAGACAAAGTAATCGTCCGGCTTGGGCACCAGGCTTTCGTGCCCCACAAACAGCCACGCACGCGAGAAGATCTGCTTCAGTTCCTGCTGAAAGATCTCTTCGTCCACGAAGATGGACCGGCTGACCAGTCCCTCCTCGGCGCGCACCAACTCGTCGACCGTCTTCTGACCCATCACCACTTCCCCTTGGAGGATGCCCTTATTGGGCGCCTACGGCTTCTCAGCCGTGGCCGCCGCTGTACGCAGACGTGCTTCCGTGTTGTCGACGTGCGTGCGCGCATGCTGCCGCGCCAGCTCCACGTCGCCCTTCTCGATGGCGGCAAACAGCGCTTCATGCTCTTTCTGCGCCTGCGCCCCGCGGCCCGCGATCTTGGCCGACCGCGAGCGCGACACGCGCAGGTTCTTCTTGAGCAGAACCGCCAGGAAATCGAAGAAATTCAGATAGTGTTCGTTGCGCGTAGCACGCGCCACACAGCGGTGGAACTCCATGTCGGCATCCACGCCAACCGCCACGTCGCCGGACGCAATCGCGTCGGCCATCTTGCGCAGCGCCAGCCGCATCGCGGCCAGGTCGTCCTCATCACGCCGAGCCGCCGCAAGCGGCGCCGCCTCGATCTCGAAGCCCCGGCGCAGTTCCACGATGCGCAGCACCTGATCCGCATCGCCAATGTCCGCCGCCTGCATGCGCAACACCGACGGCCGCGCCGTCTGCATGACGGTCAGCCCGCGGCCCTGCTTGCTTTGCACGATGCCATCGCCCTTCAGGCGGGAAACCGCTTCGCGCAGCACGGTGCGCGAAACGCCAAGCCGGGTGGCGATGGTCTGCTCAGGCGGCAGGACCTCGCCGACCTGGTAGTCGCCACTGGTAATCTCGTCCAGCAGCATCTCGGTGACACGGTCCGTCAGATTGGGCTCTGACGAGAACGGCGAGACCGACTCTCGTTTCAACAGTACTCGGGAAGCTGAATCAGGCATAGGAAGTCTCGTCCGAAAACGTGCATCTCATTGCCAGCCCGCGTTGCCTCGGCTGTGGACGCACCCCGGGGAGGGGCGCGTTGAAAATACGATAATCGTATAAGGATATGGCCAGGTATTAGGGGAAGTGCGGATGCTCGTCACATGCGCACACCAAGCCTGATCCGGGGCCGGATCAATCCCCGTTTATCATTGCCAACGTAGCGAGTTCACGCGAATGCGTTACTCTCCCCTCCCCAAATCAGTCTGCAAGGAGTTCCCTCATGGCACAAGCCTCCGCCCGTCACATCCTCGTTTCCACCGAAGCGAAGGCCAACGAACTCAAGACCGCCATCGAGAATGGCGCTGACTTCGCCCAGCTCGCCAAGGAAAACTCGAGCTGCCCGTCGAGCCGCGACGGTGGCAATCTGGGCACCTTCGGCCCGGGCCAGATGGTCAAGGAATTCGACACCGTCGTGTTCAGCGCCCCGGTCGGCGAAGTGCAAGGTCCGGTGAAGACCCAGTTCGGCTACCACCTGGTTGAAGTGACCAGCCGCCAGGACTAAGGTCCACTATAGAAATAGAGGCTTTGCCAGATATCTCTGGCAAAGCCTTTTTAATATGTGCCGGTACTGCCACCCTCTGATTGATCTTTCATTTCAGAATTGGAGTAGCCCAGACTTTCCAATCCATATCTCAATGTCAGACCCTGGCACCAACGTGAAAGATGCCGATCCCGTTTTTACCTGCGTCGTAATTTTCATGTCTACTTCGGCTGAAATGCGACGTAGTTGTTGAGCGATTGCGTCGCTTCTTTCTTGGGCCAGCGCTTTGTCACTTTCATGATCGACATAGATCATGATATGAGCAGAATCAGCGGACCTGTCACGGCTAAGCACGCGCAGCATGGACTCCAAAGCGCGCTTGCCGAATTCGGAGAACTCCGCATCGTTCACTCCGTACATTGCCTTAGTACTGTAAGGGAGGCATCGCGCCAATCGCGGATTAGTATCTATAACGGTCGTTTGGCTTGCATCTACAGACACGGCTGCGTGCTTCCACGGCCTTTCGACGGCCAATCCTGGCATGCGTTGTTTCTCCCCGGGAATGTTGAATTCCAATCGACTCTTCTCGCCTACGCCATGCCAAGGCACGGTAGCGTAGTGAGCCAAGATTCGCCCAGAACTCGCCTTCCTGCAATCCACGACGGGAAAGCTCAAGGCGTCAGAGATCATCATTAGACGGGCTGTTTCGCCCTCCGACACTTCCACCGTCGCTGATATCGATCGCATGCCTAATTGCGACATCACAATATCTAATTGAGTCGAAAATCCGGCGAAAACTGCATACACAGTTGTCGACGCCAACAGCCCCCAAGCGAAGAATTTGGCAACCGCTCTTGACTCAACCCGTGATCCACGCGTCGTGGCGGGTTGTGAACGAAACACGGATCCGGCTACTAGAATCAACGTGAAACCTGCGATAGCAGCACCGATAAACAGACGTCTTGTTTCTGCCAATTCAAAGAACACCAACCCCGATATGCCGAACACCAAAATCGACATCAAGAAAGGCATCCATCCTTTAGCAAATTCAGGCCGTAGACTTCGAACCGGTGCCTTTCCCCTTTGATCAGTCTTGAAGACTTTTCGCAGTCTTTTTCTGATACTCAGCGATATCGACCTTTTTTTAGCTTTCGCTTTGCGAAGCTGACTACGAAATTTCTTTCGCC
The DNA window shown above is from Achromobacter spanius and carries:
- a CDS encoding amino acid ABC transporter substrate-binding protein produces the protein MKALKLAAAGTALFISSWTAHAGATFDAVKSKGFVHCGVSTGVAGFSVNDSKGGWIGLDVDLCRALAIALFGDASKAKIQAISAVQRFTALQSGEVDVLTRNTTLTLTRDTTLGLIGVGVNYYDSQGIMVNKSLGVKSAKELEGATVCVQPGTTTELNLADWFRSQNVNFKPVVVERLDEIIRAFAVGRCDAFTGDKSQLAAARSNLESPEKYDILPENFSKEPLGPMVRQGDEQWFNLVRWTMNAMLEAEEYGVTSKNVDEMLKSTNPNIQRLLGVTPGMGKNLGVDDKWAYNIIKTVGNYGESFEKNLGPHSPLKLERGLNASYRNGGLMYGWPVR
- a CDS encoding Bug family tripartite tricarboxylate transporter substrate binding protein translates to MKRRSALKLMGAAAGLHLTGASWAQNGAYPSRVIKIIVSSTPGSATDLAGRLVGDLLYAKYGQSVVIENRAGAGGVIGMQAAAASKPDGYTLTTGGLGHNVLPPATLRGLPIDIPTALLPIAQVAEFVNALVVRVDHPANTVPELIEYLRATKRKPLYGSNGVGSSSQMTAELFAMRTGLKFDHVPYKGASEALVGTANGDLDLCFMNLPPTLPMVDGKRLKALAVTSAYRARQLPNVPTMQEQGMKDFDVTSWLGMYAPAQVEPAIIAQLSNTIVTGLAAPEYQSRIINAGFEPKLRDAAQFQAFSKAELKRWSEVAKQAGIVVDYGGK
- a CDS encoding 2-hydroxyacid dehydrogenase, whose protein sequence is MNQKPKVIVSAPVPPDLRERLAERCEIVEVPTGQNPADVLGADERAQIEGMVCTVRTKVDQALLDALPALKVSSNFAVGFDNVDLAAATRRKVLICNTPGVLDGAVADVTIGLMLCLSRNLVAGDAFVRSGAWTKGAFPLTRDIRGKTLGLLGMGRIGRVVARAAQAFDMKVIYHNRREDPQAEGLATYVDRDELFKTSDVLSVHIPLSAETRHSVGKRELELMKPTAYLINTARGPVIDEAALVEALRAGTIAGAGLDVMEQEPLPADNPLCALPNVVLQAHVGSATHETRRAMIDLAVANLMDALGGQKPQAMVNAEVWQARA
- a CDS encoding 2Fe-2S iron-sulfur cluster-binding protein, which translates into the protein MPVAIFELPDGAEQVLDVPDDWSLMEAARRDGLEGIVAECGGGAICGTCHVQVNAEWHARLEPPGMAEEALLEVVPERCPTSRLSCQVIMTPELDGIRVRVPSSQLEL
- a CDS encoding FAD-dependent oxidoreductase, with product METSSAPQRVHTAIIGAGHAGVECAWALRAAGVEGDVALFGAEAHAPYERPPLSKALLTGSTSAERIALRAGSAYEKSRVIVVAGDPVTAIDTAAHTLRTASGSEVVYEHCVLATGASARGIAEVAGEQVFSVRGLDDAHRLREALRPGIRLLVVGAGYLGLEAACSARKLGAEVLVLEQGGNVMAGKVSEPTATRLGDLHREAGIEIRHGAAVRRWERTATGWRAHLASGEPIDAELVLVSIGAVAETALAEAAGLICVDGVVVDECCRTSAPDVYAIGDCASAFRGELQRYARIESVQNALAQARTAAAAIAGKAPPAASPPTFWSEQQGRRLQMAGLVDPAAPCRDVLLPTAKGWLVERYQHGRLAAIEAVDSPVEFIKGVPRIGAPEAVAAAV
- a CDS encoding Bug family tripartite tricarboxylate transporter substrate binding protein; its protein translation is MQRRTVLKAIAGAAAMSATGISWGADAAYPSKPIRLIVPYPPGGVTDVAGRLAGEILTRKFGQPVVVENRPGANGMIGSQQVASAPADGYTLLLNGLGGMVLPMATVTGLPLDTARAFTPIAQMAEFINVLIVQTDSPIRSVDDLIATARKRSKDGLNYGSNGIGSSVHLTTAFFAQHTGTNLLHVPYKGSGEMLVDVVNGNLDFSFSNLPPVMGLIRKGSIRPIAVTSSYRSKQLPDVPTMAEQGVADFDVTSWLGVYGPAGMAPDVVQKISAALQEGMAQPQSVETLTAAGFEPKPRGADAFAELNRAELTRWKQVATKASISLKFGA
- a CDS encoding 3-phenylpropionate/cinnamic acid dioxygenase subunit beta, producing the protein MNATIENAPPVAQDDSVDDMLLWWEAHRFLHYEADLLDHREFDKWLSLLDEAITYRMPLTRNVRRDAMAQEYSGKQDAAWFDEGIDTLRQRVAQIKTGIHWAEEPASRVSHLVTNIRVLDVTPDEGGGDLVRVRSRFLIYQNRLQSEVNLFVGKREDVLRRRDGRFTILSREIHLDQNVLLSKALTIFF
- a CDS encoding aromatic ring-hydroxylating oxygenase subunit alpha, coding for MGQKTVDELVRAEEGLVSRSIFVDEEIFQQELKQIFSRAWLFVGHESLVPKPDDYFVSRMGTESVILTRDRQGQIQVMLNSCAHRGMKLCRYDHGNNRTFTCPYHGWSFSTDGKLVERPGELVGVPGHATHYKGELDKKQWGLKTVAQVVNYKGAIWATWDPNAPPFLDYIGNMRLYLDAALDHRNGSPGGSEVIGGVQKWRVKCNWKFAPENFIGDLYHDISHRSVDIVGIGPGGGKGRRDASATRSAICFPELGHGLLGRLPFYEEGPYAPQYGRYPEVEAYYREIHEQRERTLGSAMRVQTSVGTIFPNMSFHGRQPRTLAVFHPISSTEMEMWRMYLVDKDAPEAVKDAARHYFLRYSGPGGMTESDDMENWTGATEASMGAMSRELFFNYQMGVGHREDVPEIPGCAVNGEYTEENARIYYRRWAQFMNGLSWDQLMAGAVRLEEAA
- a CDS encoding FadR/GntR family transcriptional regulator, whose product is MKRESVSPFSSEPNLTDRVTEMLLDEITSGDYQVGEVLPPEQTIATRLGVSRTVLREAVSRLKGDGIVQSKQGRGLTVMQTARPSVLRMQAADIGDADQVLRIVELRRGFEIEAAPLAAARRDEDDLAAMRLALRKMADAIASGDVAVGVDADMEFHRCVARATRNEHYLNFFDFLAVLLKKNLRVSRSRSAKIAGRGAQAQKEHEALFAAIEKGDVELARQHARTHVDNTEARLRTAAATAEKP
- a CDS encoding peptidylprolyl isomerase, with product MAQASARHILVSTEAKANELKTAIENGADFAQLAKENSSCPSSRDGGNLGTFGPGQMVKEFDTVVFSAPVGEVQGPVKTQFGYHLVEVTSRQD